A genomic stretch from Argiope bruennichi chromosome 2, qqArgBrue1.1, whole genome shotgun sequence includes:
- the LOC129957816 gene encoding differentially expressed in FDCP 8 homolog isoform X2, whose amino-acid sequence MMMSTAMDPDKGYFGFSTSDELKMAIDDCKEMIKSEENDTEKKKQLVKKLVQLKLKLEEIKDGPIEPPPDIKVVLGHSFEVRSLERPKQYCEKCCGIIWGVMTNWYHCKNCGFKCHNKCLNLITRICANSKVLEDCSYELSICPEIGLSQQKFRCAECKRKFVFKNDLCLPRLCDYNGLYYCSHCHWNSLSIIPARVVHNWDFTPQKVCRASLQYLRLMVKKPIINLESLNPTLFALVTDLGDVKKLRNDILVMKQYFLLCHTALEEKLLLLLKDRQHFVESADKYTLQDLIDVSTGRLLSYLERIHASFIEHITQKCQGCQGKGYICEFCKSEDILFPFEPRTEMCRMCSSIFHQDCYLRWEGVCPKCVRKGRTASNSNDHNT is encoded by the exons ATGATGATGAGTACAGCTATGGATCCCGACAAg GGATATTTTGGTTTTTCTACTTCTGATGAATTAAAGATGGCAATTGATGATTGCAAAGAGATGATAAAATCAGAAGAGaatgatacagaaaaaaagaagcaGCTTGTTAAAAAACTTGTGCAACTGAAACTGAAATTGGAAGAAATaaag gaTGGACCCATTGAGCCTCCTCCTGATATAAAAGTAGTATTAGGTCACAGTTTTGAAGTGCGCAGTTTAGAAAGACCTAAGCAGTATTGTGAAAAGTGTTGTGGTATAATTTGGGGTGTGATGACCAATTGGTATCATtgtaaaa atTGTGGTTTTAAATGTCATAACAAATGCCTGAATCTCATCACTAGGATATGCGCTAATTCTAaa GTATTAGAGGATTGCTCTTATGAATTGTCCATTTGTCCCGAGATTGGTCTTTCTCAACAAAAATTCAGGTGTGCAGAATGTAAAAGAAAGTTTGTATtta aaaatgatctATGTCTTCCCAGATTGTGTGATTATAATGGTCTTTATTATTGCTCTCACTGCCATTGGAACAGCCTAAGTATCATCCCAGCAAGGGTTGTTCATAACTGGGACTTCACACCACAAAAG GTCTGCCGAGCTTCTCTTCAGTATCTGAGGCTCATGGTTAAAAAACCTATCATAAATTTAGAATCTCTGAATCCAACACTCTTTGCATTGGTCACAGACCTAGGGGATGTTAAG aaattaagaaatgatattttagtaATGAAACAGTACTTCTTGCTGTGTCATACAGCTTTAGAAGAAAAGCTTCTTTTGCTACTGAAAGATCGACAACACTTTGTAGAAAGTGCTGATAAGTATACTCTTCAAGATCTCATTGATGTCTCTACAGGTCGCTTATTAAGTTATTTAGAAAGGATCCATGCATCATTTATTGAACATATTACCCAGAAATGCCAG GGTTGTCAAGGCAAAGGATAcatttgtgaattttgtaaatctgAAGACATACTTTTTCCTTTTGAGCCCCGAACTGAAATGTGTCGCATGTGTTCATCAATTTTTCATCA GGACTGCTATTTAAGATGGGAAGGTGTTTGTCCAAAATGTGTTCGTAAAGGAAGAACTGCATCTAATTCTAATGATCATAACACATAA
- the LOC129957816 gene encoding differentially expressed in FDCP 8 homolog isoform X4 has translation MAIDDCKEMIKSEENDTEKKKQLVKKLVQLKLKLEEIKDGPIEPPPDIKVVLGHSFEVRSLERPKQYCEKCCGIIWGVMTNWYHCKNCGFKCHNKCLNLITRICANSKVLEDCSYELSICPEIGLSQQKFRCAECKRKFVFKNDLCLPRLCDYNGLYYCSHCHWNSLSIIPARVVHNWDFTPQKVCRASLQYLRLMVKKPIINLESLNPTLFALVTDLGDVKKLRNDILVMKQYFLLCHTALEEKLLLLLKDRQHFVESADKYTLQDLIDVSTGRLLSYLERIHASFIEHITQKCQGCQGKGYICEFCKSEDILFPFEPRTEMCRMCSSIFHQDCYLRWEGVCPKCVRKGRTASNSNDHNT, from the exons ATGGCAATTGATGATTGCAAAGAGATGATAAAATCAGAAGAGaatgatacagaaaaaaagaagcaGCTTGTTAAAAAACTTGTGCAACTGAAACTGAAATTGGAAGAAATaaag gaTGGACCCATTGAGCCTCCTCCTGATATAAAAGTAGTATTAGGTCACAGTTTTGAAGTGCGCAGTTTAGAAAGACCTAAGCAGTATTGTGAAAAGTGTTGTGGTATAATTTGGGGTGTGATGACCAATTGGTATCATtgtaaaa atTGTGGTTTTAAATGTCATAACAAATGCCTGAATCTCATCACTAGGATATGCGCTAATTCTAaa GTATTAGAGGATTGCTCTTATGAATTGTCCATTTGTCCCGAGATTGGTCTTTCTCAACAAAAATTCAGGTGTGCAGAATGTAAAAGAAAGTTTGTATtta aaaatgatctATGTCTTCCCAGATTGTGTGATTATAATGGTCTTTATTATTGCTCTCACTGCCATTGGAACAGCCTAAGTATCATCCCAGCAAGGGTTGTTCATAACTGGGACTTCACACCACAAAAG GTCTGCCGAGCTTCTCTTCAGTATCTGAGGCTCATGGTTAAAAAACCTATCATAAATTTAGAATCTCTGAATCCAACACTCTTTGCATTGGTCACAGACCTAGGGGATGTTAAG aaattaagaaatgatattttagtaATGAAACAGTACTTCTTGCTGTGTCATACAGCTTTAGAAGAAAAGCTTCTTTTGCTACTGAAAGATCGACAACACTTTGTAGAAAGTGCTGATAAGTATACTCTTCAAGATCTCATTGATGTCTCTACAGGTCGCTTATTAAGTTATTTAGAAAGGATCCATGCATCATTTATTGAACATATTACCCAGAAATGCCAG GGTTGTCAAGGCAAAGGATAcatttgtgaattttgtaaatctgAAGACATACTTTTTCCTTTTGAGCCCCGAACTGAAATGTGTCGCATGTGTTCATCAATTTTTCATCA GGACTGCTATTTAAGATGGGAAGGTGTTTGTCCAAAATGTGTTCGTAAAGGAAGAACTGCATCTAATTCTAATGATCATAACACATAA
- the LOC129957816 gene encoding differentially expressed in FDCP 8 homolog isoform X3, which translates to MFYSVTKGYFGFSTSDELKMAIDDCKEMIKSEENDTEKKKQLVKKLVQLKLKLEEIKDGPIEPPPDIKVVLGHSFEVRSLERPKQYCEKCCGIIWGVMTNWYHCKNCGFKCHNKCLNLITRICANSKVLEDCSYELSICPEIGLSQQKFRCAECKRKFVFKNDLCLPRLCDYNGLYYCSHCHWNSLSIIPARVVHNWDFTPQKVCRASLQYLRLMVKKPIINLESLNPTLFALVTDLGDVKKLRNDILVMKQYFLLCHTALEEKLLLLLKDRQHFVESADKYTLQDLIDVSTGRLLSYLERIHASFIEHITQKCQGCQGKGYICEFCKSEDILFPFEPRTEMCRMCSSIFHQDCYLRWEGVCPKCVRKGRTASNSNDHNT; encoded by the exons ATGTTTTATTCTGTAACCAAG GGATATTTTGGTTTTTCTACTTCTGATGAATTAAAGATGGCAATTGATGATTGCAAAGAGATGATAAAATCAGAAGAGaatgatacagaaaaaaagaagcaGCTTGTTAAAAAACTTGTGCAACTGAAACTGAAATTGGAAGAAATaaag gaTGGACCCATTGAGCCTCCTCCTGATATAAAAGTAGTATTAGGTCACAGTTTTGAAGTGCGCAGTTTAGAAAGACCTAAGCAGTATTGTGAAAAGTGTTGTGGTATAATTTGGGGTGTGATGACCAATTGGTATCATtgtaaaa atTGTGGTTTTAAATGTCATAACAAATGCCTGAATCTCATCACTAGGATATGCGCTAATTCTAaa GTATTAGAGGATTGCTCTTATGAATTGTCCATTTGTCCCGAGATTGGTCTTTCTCAACAAAAATTCAGGTGTGCAGAATGTAAAAGAAAGTTTGTATtta aaaatgatctATGTCTTCCCAGATTGTGTGATTATAATGGTCTTTATTATTGCTCTCACTGCCATTGGAACAGCCTAAGTATCATCCCAGCAAGGGTTGTTCATAACTGGGACTTCACACCACAAAAG GTCTGCCGAGCTTCTCTTCAGTATCTGAGGCTCATGGTTAAAAAACCTATCATAAATTTAGAATCTCTGAATCCAACACTCTTTGCATTGGTCACAGACCTAGGGGATGTTAAG aaattaagaaatgatattttagtaATGAAACAGTACTTCTTGCTGTGTCATACAGCTTTAGAAGAAAAGCTTCTTTTGCTACTGAAAGATCGACAACACTTTGTAGAAAGTGCTGATAAGTATACTCTTCAAGATCTCATTGATGTCTCTACAGGTCGCTTATTAAGTTATTTAGAAAGGATCCATGCATCATTTATTGAACATATTACCCAGAAATGCCAG GGTTGTCAAGGCAAAGGATAcatttgtgaattttgtaaatctgAAGACATACTTTTTCCTTTTGAGCCCCGAACTGAAATGTGTCGCATGTGTTCATCAATTTTTCATCA GGACTGCTATTTAAGATGGGAAGGTGTTTGTCCAAAATGTGTTCGTAAAGGAAGAACTGCATCTAATTCTAATGATCATAACACATAA
- the LOC129957816 gene encoding differentially expressed in FDCP 8 homolog isoform X1 yields the protein MQSEKSSSVLEESSVRASETKSIIRIGAPCCFTIGNLEDDDEYSYGSRQDLSASAEISQEIDKELGLTENHFSRPEGYFGFSTSDELKMAIDDCKEMIKSEENDTEKKKQLVKKLVQLKLKLEEIKDGPIEPPPDIKVVLGHSFEVRSLERPKQYCEKCCGIIWGVMTNWYHCKNCGFKCHNKCLNLITRICANSKVLEDCSYELSICPEIGLSQQKFRCAECKRKFVFKNDLCLPRLCDYNGLYYCSHCHWNSLSIIPARVVHNWDFTPQKVCRASLQYLRLMVKKPIINLESLNPTLFALVTDLGDVKKLRNDILVMKQYFLLCHTALEEKLLLLLKDRQHFVESADKYTLQDLIDVSTGRLLSYLERIHASFIEHITQKCQGCQGKGYICEFCKSEDILFPFEPRTEMCRMCSSIFHQDCYLRWEGVCPKCVRKGRTASNSNDHNT from the exons atgcaaagtgAAAAGTCAAGTTCTGTGCTTGAAGAATCAAGCGTAAGAGCAAGCGAAACTAAAAGTATCATACGAATAGGAGCACCTTGTTGTTTTACTATTGGAAATTTAGAAGATGATGATGAGTACAGCTATGGATCCCGACAAg aTCTCAGTGCCTCTGCTGAAATATCTCAAGAAATTGATAAGGAACTGGGTTTGACAGAAAACCATTTCTCCCGACCTGAG GGATATTTTGGTTTTTCTACTTCTGATGAATTAAAGATGGCAATTGATGATTGCAAAGAGATGATAAAATCAGAAGAGaatgatacagaaaaaaagaagcaGCTTGTTAAAAAACTTGTGCAACTGAAACTGAAATTGGAAGAAATaaag gaTGGACCCATTGAGCCTCCTCCTGATATAAAAGTAGTATTAGGTCACAGTTTTGAAGTGCGCAGTTTAGAAAGACCTAAGCAGTATTGTGAAAAGTGTTGTGGTATAATTTGGGGTGTGATGACCAATTGGTATCATtgtaaaa atTGTGGTTTTAAATGTCATAACAAATGCCTGAATCTCATCACTAGGATATGCGCTAATTCTAaa GTATTAGAGGATTGCTCTTATGAATTGTCCATTTGTCCCGAGATTGGTCTTTCTCAACAAAAATTCAGGTGTGCAGAATGTAAAAGAAAGTTTGTATtta aaaatgatctATGTCTTCCCAGATTGTGTGATTATAATGGTCTTTATTATTGCTCTCACTGCCATTGGAACAGCCTAAGTATCATCCCAGCAAGGGTTGTTCATAACTGGGACTTCACACCACAAAAG GTCTGCCGAGCTTCTCTTCAGTATCTGAGGCTCATGGTTAAAAAACCTATCATAAATTTAGAATCTCTGAATCCAACACTCTTTGCATTGGTCACAGACCTAGGGGATGTTAAG aaattaagaaatgatattttagtaATGAAACAGTACTTCTTGCTGTGTCATACAGCTTTAGAAGAAAAGCTTCTTTTGCTACTGAAAGATCGACAACACTTTGTAGAAAGTGCTGATAAGTATACTCTTCAAGATCTCATTGATGTCTCTACAGGTCGCTTATTAAGTTATTTAGAAAGGATCCATGCATCATTTATTGAACATATTACCCAGAAATGCCAG GGTTGTCAAGGCAAAGGATAcatttgtgaattttgtaaatctgAAGACATACTTTTTCCTTTTGAGCCCCGAACTGAAATGTGTCGCATGTGTTCATCAATTTTTCATCA GGACTGCTATTTAAGATGGGAAGGTGTTTGTCCAAAATGTGTTCGTAAAGGAAGAACTGCATCTAATTCTAATGATCATAACACATAA